One Dokdonia sp. Dokd-P16 genomic window carries:
- a CDS encoding CheR family methyltransferase, with product MRNAQNNKHIIIAVGASAGGLEALNAFFNNVVENYDYSYIIIQHLSPDHKSLMAELLSKKTNVPIVAVTNDSEIKRSHIYVIPPSMNLIIENGHLILLDKPVAKTLNLPIDLFMSSLAEAYGKEAVGVILSGTGSDGTKGVQAIKEHGGVVLVQQPDEASFDGMPTSAINSGDVDYIVPAGEMIDEIHRYFNNEDAFNFKDDISTEDNERLRSILNILHTNTNINFNYYKRPTILRRTERRMQNLKMGSFDQYIAYLKIHPEEVSVLYKEFLIGVTKFFRDTNAWNLLEAETIPGIVRNKRDGDTIKVWDVACSTGEEAYSMAMLFQEEIDRQEKDVKLKIFATDISEEHIALASQGVFSNTIVQSVSPSKLQKYFVKDGEEYKVTKDLRKKIIFSNHDILKDPPFKNMDMVSCRNLLIYLKPEVQTAVLHTLHYALKLNGFLFLGSSESITALRNSFETINGKLKIFKNIHPSERLHSELLTSNADKSNFMLSRKHKKTVTQKKETFTSDIKMSISNVLLSQFDTASVYVDADFKVLDALGSFSKYAQLPESGFSLDLLKMLPDNLKTAVNSAARKAKRSKKDFIYNDVITPKAGADTVVNVLVKPVFQNNTSDCNYVVTFIEKELNPDSAVARGTMNLAVAPDERIKDLIDEIEETRGELKKALEDAETSNEELQTLNEELLASNEELQSTNEELQSVNEELHTVNVEHIEKMDDLALLNADMDNILNSTQIATIFLDRQLTIRKFTPSIQEHFKLMKQDVGRPIDHFLTQLGTGKKSSLRSKIETVMSTGEVNETQINNKNGKSYIRRISPFYTGTNKIEGSVITFVDITKTVDSQKKLKESQQKFKDFYENDPVMHVSVDPSTGRIVECNKIFIDTLGLNSRSEVIGRRIFDFYTDASKAKGLGLLDEIQKTGVIEGEQMILVDTEGNEIPIILNSELVIPEEGNSYSRSTLINISDLQRAQQLMYDKNEELQRINTDLEQFVSICSHDLQEPLGTIRFSSDVILKKFGDDLDPKAAEYLGYIYGAAGRMANQIKGLLEHSRIGQELERTEVDVQELLEIVKYDLGKRLRECGGKIHLSKMPTIQAYNTELRLLFQNLIGNSLKYSKPDVSPVVRISSFEDEGYWTFVINDNGIGIAEEDLDQVFKIFGRASTQHKYEGTGVGLAHCEKIVKLHDGSIWVDSQLNVGSTFYFKIKK from the coding sequence TTGAGAAACGCACAAAATAACAAGCATATTATTATAGCTGTAGGAGCCAGTGCTGGCGGCCTAGAGGCACTTAATGCTTTTTTTAATAATGTAGTAGAAAATTACGATTACAGTTATATAATTATACAGCACTTGTCTCCAGACCATAAAAGTCTCATGGCCGAATTGCTGTCTAAAAAAACAAATGTTCCTATTGTTGCGGTTACTAATGACTCTGAAATAAAGAGAAGTCATATCTATGTGATACCTCCTTCAATGAATCTTATTATTGAAAATGGGCACCTCATATTATTAGACAAACCAGTAGCCAAAACGCTCAATCTTCCTATAGATTTATTCATGAGTTCCCTTGCAGAAGCTTATGGAAAGGAAGCCGTAGGCGTTATATTGAGTGGTACAGGTAGTGATGGTACAAAAGGCGTGCAAGCTATCAAAGAACATGGAGGAGTCGTACTTGTACAACAACCAGATGAGGCTAGCTTTGATGGGATGCCTACAAGCGCTATAAATAGTGGTGATGTAGACTATATTGTGCCTGCTGGAGAAATGATAGATGAAATACATCGCTATTTTAATAATGAGGACGCGTTTAATTTTAAGGATGATATTTCTACAGAAGATAATGAACGTTTGCGTTCCATTTTAAATATCCTTCATACTAATACAAATATAAATTTCAATTACTATAAGCGTCCTACAATTCTGAGACGAACAGAAAGGCGTATGCAAAACCTTAAAATGGGTAGTTTTGATCAATATATAGCATATCTCAAAATTCATCCAGAAGAGGTTTCTGTGTTATATAAGGAGTTTTTAATAGGTGTTACAAAATTTTTTAGAGACACAAATGCGTGGAATTTACTAGAAGCGGAGACCATACCAGGTATTGTAAGAAATAAAAGGGATGGAGATACTATAAAAGTTTGGGATGTAGCTTGCTCTACGGGAGAAGAGGCATACTCAATGGCGATGCTTTTTCAAGAAGAAATAGATCGTCAGGAAAAGGATGTAAAGCTCAAAATATTTGCTACAGATATTTCTGAAGAGCACATAGCACTTGCATCTCAAGGAGTTTTTAGTAATACCATCGTTCAGAGTGTTTCTCCTAGTAAATTACAGAAGTACTTTGTTAAAGATGGGGAAGAGTATAAGGTTACTAAAGATCTTAGAAAGAAGATTATTTTCTCTAATCATGATATTTTAAAAGATCCTCCATTTAAGAATATGGATATGGTCTCATGTCGTAATCTTTTGATTTACTTAAAGCCAGAGGTGCAAACAGCCGTATTGCATACATTACACTACGCATTAAAGCTCAATGGATTTTTGTTTTTGGGTTCAAGTGAGTCTATAACTGCACTGCGTAACTCCTTTGAGACAATCAATGGGAAACTTAAGATCTTTAAGAATATACACCCATCAGAGAGATTGCATAGTGAGTTACTTACTTCGAATGCTGATAAGAGTAATTTTATGCTTTCGCGAAAGCATAAAAAAACTGTAACTCAAAAGAAAGAAACATTTACCAGTGATATTAAAATGAGTATAAGCAATGTGCTTTTGTCTCAATTTGATACTGCTAGCGTATATGTCGATGCAGATTTTAAGGTACTTGATGCCTTAGGTTCTTTTTCTAAGTATGCACAATTACCAGAAAGCGGTTTTTCTTTAGACTTACTAAAGATGCTTCCTGATAATTTAAAAACCGCAGTAAATTCGGCTGCGAGAAAAGCAAAGCGTTCTAAAAAAGACTTTATTTACAACGATGTGATTACCCCAAAGGCAGGTGCCGATACTGTTGTTAATGTATTGGTAAAGCCTGTTTTCCAAAACAACACGAGTGACTGTAACTACGTAGTCACCTTTATTGAAAAGGAATTAAATCCAGACTCAGCCGTAGCACGAGGTACAATGAATCTTGCAGTAGCTCCAGACGAGCGCATTAAAGACCTCATAGACGAGATAGAAGAAACAAGGGGAGAGCTTAAAAAAGCGCTAGAAGATGCAGAGACTAGTAATGAAGAACTACAAACGCTTAACGAAGAGTTGCTTGCCTCAAATGAAGAATTGCAGAGCACAAACGAGGAGTTGCAGAGTGTAAATGAAGAATTGCATACTGTAAATGTCGAGCATATTGAAAAAATGGACGATCTCGCATTGCTTAATGCAGATATGGACAACATCCTTAATAGTACTCAGATAGCCACGATCTTTCTAGATAGGCAACTTACAATTAGAAAATTCACACCTTCCATACAAGAACATTTCAAGTTGATGAAGCAAGATGTAGGGAGACCTATAGATCACTTCTTAACCCAGTTAGGGACAGGAAAAAAATCGTCACTTAGAAGTAAGATAGAGACAGTGATGAGTACAGGTGAGGTAAATGAAACGCAAATAAATAATAAAAACGGAAAATCTTACATAAGACGTATTTCTCCTTTCTATACAGGGACTAATAAAATAGAAGGATCTGTAATCACCTTTGTAGACATTACAAAAACCGTGGATTCACAAAAGAAATTAAAAGAAAGTCAGCAGAAGTTTAAGGATTTTTATGAAAATGATCCAGTGATGCACGTTAGTGTAGACCCTTCCACAGGTCGTATTGTAGAGTGTAATAAAATTTTTATTGACACTCTTGGCTTAAACTCTAGAAGTGAGGTTATAGGTAGGCGTATATTTGATTTCTACACAGATGCTTCTAAGGCTAAAGGCCTCGGGCTTCTAGATGAGATTCAAAAAACTGGAGTGATAGAAGGTGAGCAAATGATCCTTGTAGATACAGAAGGTAACGAGATTCCTATTATACTTAATTCTGAGCTGGTGATCCCAGAAGAAGGTAACTCGTACTCGCGTTCCACCTTAATAAACATATCAGATCTGCAGCGTGCACAGCAGTTAATGTATGATAAGAATGAAGAGTTACAACGCATTAATACAGACCTAGAACAGTTTGTATCTATATGTTCACATGATTTACAAGAACCTTTGGGCACGATACGTTTTAGTAGTGATGTTATTCTTAAGAAATTTGGAGATGATCTAGACCCTAAGGCTGCCGAATACTTGGGTTACATTTATGGTGCAGCAGGTAGAATGGCAAACCAAATCAAAGGACTTCTAGAACATAGCCGCATAGGGCAGGAACTAGAGCGTACTGAAGTAGATGTTCAAGAATTACTAGAAATCGTAAAATACGATCTCGGTAAAAGGCTGAGAGAGTGCGGAGGTAAAATACACCTTAGTAAAATGCCTACTATCCAAGCGTATAATACGGAGCTGAGATTATTGTTCCAGAACTTAATAGGTAACTCACTTAAATATTCAAAGCCAGATGTAAGTCCTGTAGTGCGTATTTCATCTTTTGAAGATGAGGGGTACTGGACTTTTGTGATCAATGACAATGGTATAGGTATAGCAGAAGAAGATCTTGATCAGGTTTTTAAAATTTTTGGTCGAGCATCAACCCAGCATAAATATGAAGGAACTGGTGTTGGTCTTGCACACTGTGAGAAGATTGTAAAACTTCACGATGGCTCAATATGGGTAGACTCTCAATTAAATGTAGGTAGTACATTTTATTTCAAAATTAAAAAATAA